From a single Brassica rapa cultivar Chiifu-401-42 chromosome A01, CAAS_Brap_v3.01, whole genome shotgun sequence genomic region:
- the LOC103840864 gene encoding uncharacterized protein LOC103840864 gives MYYNIATVVGALCLSSMVSSRIFMDSDVQATQDYLNWLNSNLDVAKRVDADVVTKTETVTIGELFSYMKQADAKVAWFECIATIGDVVHGSGWYYIGCGGCHTKATKGPTTLMCKKCGKSDIVGVAQYLAKISVYDNNDQAVFVLLGDSGHELSGKKASELVESYFEANEDEGSDHLVPVPQALIDTIGQTRKFIVKVSTHNLTGKTQTLTVTKVLTPEDPDIGVNLEESDGERVKRAAEKIEGEEPKRAKCG, from the exons ATGGACAGTGATGTTCAAGCAACCCAAGATTATCTCAATTG GTTGAACTCGAACTTGGATGTTGCTAAGAGAGTTGATGCAGACGTTGTCACTAAGACTGAGACAGTGACCATAGGCGAGCTCTTTTCTTATATGAAGCAGGCAGATGCTAAG GTTGCTTGGTTTGAGTGCATAGCCACCATTGGTGATGTTGTACATGGTTCGGGATGGTATTACATAGGCTGTGGTGGGTGCCACACAAAGGCAACCAAAGGGCCTACCACCCTTATGTGTAAAAAGTGTGGGAAGAGTGATATTGTTGGTGTTGCACA GTACCTAGCCAAGATATCTGTGTACGACAATAATGACCAGGCGGTTTTTGTGCTCCTTGGTGACTCTGGTCATGAGCTGTCTGGGAAGAAGgcttctgagttggttgagagttATTTCGAG GCCAACGAGGATGAAGGATCTGATCACTTGGTTCCGGTCCCTCAAGCTCTGATTGATACCATAGGCCAGACTCGCAAGTTCATTGTGAAAGTATCAACCCACAATTTGACTGGCAAGACCCAAACTTTGACTGTGACAAAGGTGCTCACTCCAGAAGACCCAGATATTGGAGTCAATTTAGAAGAATCCGATGGTGAGAGGGTGAAAAGGGCTGCTGAAAAGATTGAGGGAGAAGAGCCTAAGAGAGCCAAATGTGGCTAA
- the LOC103874260 gene encoding uncharacterized protein LOC103874260 isoform X2, with protein MNNGEESSSRVEESGGGMDASPCSSLHYSSCGESEFDRYCSANSALGTPSVCGSSGPFHDSFDSDFHNFTLGPTLKLSDGGFAPHNTNIIQERDSMDQFNDEDDDSLPDHSRQNLCFLQHKEESNDNPFLINSSTAFGTNDWDEFEREATQLNDSPFDERCAETEGMSTKLPGKGIEHTNLTVLNQREQGGVARDSITVRGSSDLSVDIKTLVVPPQESLQDSFLSNNRTEDRPVAMNYLQSCDSDDVLDITPVQLGNEDFSCGIGHLDGNVSFGLLHESFGNANLSVPFGECTSEPLLASSNSDKPSSTVSHPIINALQVTNAQPKKENTELNDFYDDFVHDMEDILLDSGESSGARYSKSDKMFQLQLSLPNRDGGQTATTSGLEDSSPIVSQRFRIDRVEVVGVKQKKGDVSLSERLVGVKEYTMYVIRVWSGKDKWEIERRYRDFYSLYRRLTSLFADQGWTLPTPWASVERESRKIFGTSPNAVAERTVLIQDCLNSLLQSRFFPTLPNALLRFLSPQDASSAGSDSIMSPTGSASDTFAATSSSYGNTISLIVDIRPHKSVKQLLEAQHYICAGCHRYFDDGATLVRDFVKALGWGKPRLCEYTGQLFCSSCHTNDMAVLPARVLHHWDFNPYPVSQLAKSYLDSIHEQPMLCVSAVNPFLSSKVPALNHIMSIRKRITIMLPYVHCPFRKTLNKGLSTRRHLLESTDFFALRDLIDLSKGPFAALPAIVETVRKKILEHITEQCLVCCDVGVPCNARQACDDTSSLIFPFQEDEVNKCRTCGLVYHKRCFSRLSNCHCGTQLNPIKSSAELQVSEKKSDSTSVLPLRFLSGLFGKTKKDTETTILMGSLPTNDL; from the exons ATGAACAACGGAGAGGAATCCTCCTCGAGAGTGGAAGAAAGCGGCGGCGGCATGGATGCCTCTCCGTGTTCATCGTTACATTACTCCTCCTGTGGCGAATCTGAGTTCGATCGGTATTGTAGTGCGAACTCGGCTTTGGGAACGCCTAGTGTCTGCGGCTCCTCTGGCCCCTTTCACGATTcctttgattctgattttcacaATTTTACCTTGGGACCAACTCTAAAGCTCTCTGATGGAGGATTTGCCCCCCACAACACCAACATTATCCAAGAAAGAGACTCCATGGATCAGTttaatgatgaagatgatgattcaCTTCCAGATCATTCTCgtcaaaatttatgttttctACAGCATAAAGAGGAGTCTAATGATAACCCTTTTCTCATCAATTCTTCCACTGCCTTTGGTACTAATGATTGGGATGAGTTTGAGCGTGAAGCCACACAACTTAATGACTCTCCATTTGATGAAAGGTGTGCTGAAACTGAAGGGATGTCCACTAAGCTTCCAGGAAAAGGGATAGAACATACAAACCTAACTGTCCTGAACCAAAGGGAGCAAGGGGGTGTAGCAAGAGACAGCATAACTGTCAGAGGTTCTTCAGACCTGAGCGTTGATATAAAAACCTTGGTGGTTCCTCCTCAAGAATCTCTTCAAGACAGCTTCCTTAGCAACAATCGAACTGAAGATAGACCTGTAGCCATGAACTACCTTCAATCTTGTGATTCTGATGATGTCCTGGATATCACACCAGTTCAGTTAGGAAACGAAGATTTTTCATGTGGGATTGGCCATCTTGATGGCAATGTTTCTTTTGGACTACTTCACGAATCATTTGGGAATGCAAACCTGTCAGTTCCATTTGGAGAGTGCACCTCAGAACCTTTGTTGGCATCTTCGAACTCTGATAAGCCATCATCTACAGTTTCTCATCCAATAATAAATGCCTTACAGGTCACTAATGCACAACCTAAG AAGGAGAACACAGAACTTAACGACTTCTATGATGATTTTGTTCATGATATGGAAGATATACTGCTCGACTCCGGGGAATCATCTGGGGCAAGGTATTCTAAGAGTGACAAGATGTTCCAGCTACAGCTCTCGCTTCCTAACAGGGATGGGGGACAAACTGCTACAACCTCTGGTCTAGAGGATTCATCTCCAATAGTCTCCCAGAGATTTAGGATTGATAGGGTAGAAGTTGTCGGGGTGAAGCAAAAGAAAGGTGATGTCTCGCTGAGTGAGAGGTTGGTTGGGGTGAAGGAATACACAATGTATGTCATAAGGGTTTGGAGTGGGAAGGACAAGTGGGAAATTGAAAGAAGATACCGTGATTTTTATAGTCTCTACCGTCGGTTGACATCTTTATTTGCTGATCAAGGCTGGACGCTTCCTACACCTTGGGCCTCTGTGGAAAGAGAATCCAGGAAAATATTTGGAACATCGCCCAACGCAGTTGCTGAAAGGACAGTCCTTATTCAAGATTGTTTAAATTCACTTCTTCAGTCCCGTTTCTTTCCCACACTTCCAAATGCTTTACTTCGGTTTTTGTCCCCTCAAGATGCAAGTTCTGCTGGGTCGGATTCTATAATGTCTCCAACAGGCTCTGCTAGCGACACTTTTGCTGCGACCAGTTCTTCCTATGGAAACACCATCTCGCTCATTGTTGATATTCGACCTCACAAATCAGTGAAGCAGTTGCTAGAAGCTCAGCATTACATTTGCGCTGGATGCCACAGATACTTCGATGATGGAGCCACTCTTGTGCGGGACTTTGTTAAAGCTCTTGGATGGGGCAAGCCTCGGCTTTGCGAGTATACTGGTCAATTGTTTTGTTCTTCCTGCCATACAAATGACATGGCTGTCCTCCCAGCGAGAGTGTTACATCATTGGGATTTTAATCCTTATCCAGTTTCTCAACTGGCAAAATCATATCTGGACTCCATACACGAGCAG CCTATGCTATGTGTAAGTGCGGTCAATCCTTTTCTATCCTCCAAGGTCCCTGCACTGAACCATATTATGAGCATCCGGAAAAGAATTACCATTATGCTTCCATATGTACACTGCCCATTCCGCAAGACACTCAACAAAGGACTCAGCACTCGGAGACACCTTCTTGAGAGCACTGATTTTTTTGCTTTAAGAGATCTAATTGATCTTTCTAAAGGGCCATTTGCAG CACTTCCTGCAATCGTGGAGACCGTTAGGAAGAAAATTCTGGAGCATATAACAGAACAGTGCCTTGTTTGTTGCGATGTGGGGGTTCCCTGTAACGCCAGACAAGCTTGTGACGACACATCCTCTTTAATATTTCCATTCCAG GAAGATGAGGTTAACAAATGCCGGACGTGCGGTTTGGTTTACCACAAGAGATGTTTCTCGAGACTGTCAAACTGCCATTGCGGAACACAACTAAACCCAATCAAGAGCTCTGCAGAGCTGCAAGTTTCGGAGAAGAAATCAGATTCCACGTCTGTCTTGCCTCTGAGATTCCTCTCGGGTTTATTTGGAAAGACAAAAAAAGACACAGAAACCACTATTCTAATGGGTTCGCTTCCAACCAATGATCTATAA
- the LOC103874260 gene encoding uncharacterized protein LOC103874260 isoform X1 — MNNGEESSSRVEESGGGMDASPCSSLHYSSCGESEFDRYCSANSALGTPSVCGSSGPFHDSFDSDFHNFTLGPTLKLSDGGFAPHNTNIIQERDSMDQFNDEDDDSLPDHSRQNLCFLQHKEESNDNPFLINSSTAFGTNDWDEFEREATQLNDSPFDERCAETEGMSTKLPGKGIEHTNLTVLNQREQGGVARDSITVRGSSDLSVDIKTLVVPPQESLQDSFLSNNRTEDRPVAMNYLQSCDSDDVLDITPVQLGNEDFSCGIGHLDGNVSFGLLHESFGNANLSVPFGECTSEPLLASSNSDKPSSTVSHPIINALQVTNAQPKKENTELNDFYDDFVHDMEDILLDSGESSGARYSKSDKMFQLQLSLPNRDGGQTATTSGLEDSSPIVSQRFRIDRVEVVGVKQKKGDVSLSERLVGVKEYTMYVIRVWSGKDKWEIERRYRDFYSLYRRLTSLFADQGWTLPTPWASVERESRKIFGTSPNAVAERTVLIQDCLNSLLQSRFFPTLPNALLRFLSPQDASSAGSDSIMSPTGSASDTFAATSSSYGNTISLIVDIRPHKSVKQLLEAQHYICAGCHRYFDDGATLVRDFVKALGWGKPRLCEYTGQLFCSSCHTNDMAVLPARVLHHWDFNPYPVSQLAKSYLDSIHEQPMLCVSAVNPFLSSKVPALNHIMSIRKRITIMLPYVHCPFRKTLNKGLSTRRHLLESTDFFALRDLIDLSKGPFAALPAIVETVRKKILEHITEQCLVCCDVGVPCNARQACDDTSSLIFPFQQEDEVNKCRTCGLVYHKRCFSRLSNCHCGTQLNPIKSSAELQVSEKKSDSTSVLPLRFLSGLFGKTKKDTETTILMGSLPTNDL, encoded by the exons ATGAACAACGGAGAGGAATCCTCCTCGAGAGTGGAAGAAAGCGGCGGCGGCATGGATGCCTCTCCGTGTTCATCGTTACATTACTCCTCCTGTGGCGAATCTGAGTTCGATCGGTATTGTAGTGCGAACTCGGCTTTGGGAACGCCTAGTGTCTGCGGCTCCTCTGGCCCCTTTCACGATTcctttgattctgattttcacaATTTTACCTTGGGACCAACTCTAAAGCTCTCTGATGGAGGATTTGCCCCCCACAACACCAACATTATCCAAGAAAGAGACTCCATGGATCAGTttaatgatgaagatgatgattcaCTTCCAGATCATTCTCgtcaaaatttatgttttctACAGCATAAAGAGGAGTCTAATGATAACCCTTTTCTCATCAATTCTTCCACTGCCTTTGGTACTAATGATTGGGATGAGTTTGAGCGTGAAGCCACACAACTTAATGACTCTCCATTTGATGAAAGGTGTGCTGAAACTGAAGGGATGTCCACTAAGCTTCCAGGAAAAGGGATAGAACATACAAACCTAACTGTCCTGAACCAAAGGGAGCAAGGGGGTGTAGCAAGAGACAGCATAACTGTCAGAGGTTCTTCAGACCTGAGCGTTGATATAAAAACCTTGGTGGTTCCTCCTCAAGAATCTCTTCAAGACAGCTTCCTTAGCAACAATCGAACTGAAGATAGACCTGTAGCCATGAACTACCTTCAATCTTGTGATTCTGATGATGTCCTGGATATCACACCAGTTCAGTTAGGAAACGAAGATTTTTCATGTGGGATTGGCCATCTTGATGGCAATGTTTCTTTTGGACTACTTCACGAATCATTTGGGAATGCAAACCTGTCAGTTCCATTTGGAGAGTGCACCTCAGAACCTTTGTTGGCATCTTCGAACTCTGATAAGCCATCATCTACAGTTTCTCATCCAATAATAAATGCCTTACAGGTCACTAATGCACAACCTAAG AAGGAGAACACAGAACTTAACGACTTCTATGATGATTTTGTTCATGATATGGAAGATATACTGCTCGACTCCGGGGAATCATCTGGGGCAAGGTATTCTAAGAGTGACAAGATGTTCCAGCTACAGCTCTCGCTTCCTAACAGGGATGGGGGACAAACTGCTACAACCTCTGGTCTAGAGGATTCATCTCCAATAGTCTCCCAGAGATTTAGGATTGATAGGGTAGAAGTTGTCGGGGTGAAGCAAAAGAAAGGTGATGTCTCGCTGAGTGAGAGGTTGGTTGGGGTGAAGGAATACACAATGTATGTCATAAGGGTTTGGAGTGGGAAGGACAAGTGGGAAATTGAAAGAAGATACCGTGATTTTTATAGTCTCTACCGTCGGTTGACATCTTTATTTGCTGATCAAGGCTGGACGCTTCCTACACCTTGGGCCTCTGTGGAAAGAGAATCCAGGAAAATATTTGGAACATCGCCCAACGCAGTTGCTGAAAGGACAGTCCTTATTCAAGATTGTTTAAATTCACTTCTTCAGTCCCGTTTCTTTCCCACACTTCCAAATGCTTTACTTCGGTTTTTGTCCCCTCAAGATGCAAGTTCTGCTGGGTCGGATTCTATAATGTCTCCAACAGGCTCTGCTAGCGACACTTTTGCTGCGACCAGTTCTTCCTATGGAAACACCATCTCGCTCATTGTTGATATTCGACCTCACAAATCAGTGAAGCAGTTGCTAGAAGCTCAGCATTACATTTGCGCTGGATGCCACAGATACTTCGATGATGGAGCCACTCTTGTGCGGGACTTTGTTAAAGCTCTTGGATGGGGCAAGCCTCGGCTTTGCGAGTATACTGGTCAATTGTTTTGTTCTTCCTGCCATACAAATGACATGGCTGTCCTCCCAGCGAGAGTGTTACATCATTGGGATTTTAATCCTTATCCAGTTTCTCAACTGGCAAAATCATATCTGGACTCCATACACGAGCAG CCTATGCTATGTGTAAGTGCGGTCAATCCTTTTCTATCCTCCAAGGTCCCTGCACTGAACCATATTATGAGCATCCGGAAAAGAATTACCATTATGCTTCCATATGTACACTGCCCATTCCGCAAGACACTCAACAAAGGACTCAGCACTCGGAGACACCTTCTTGAGAGCACTGATTTTTTTGCTTTAAGAGATCTAATTGATCTTTCTAAAGGGCCATTTGCAG CACTTCCTGCAATCGTGGAGACCGTTAGGAAGAAAATTCTGGAGCATATAACAGAACAGTGCCTTGTTTGTTGCGATGTGGGGGTTCCCTGTAACGCCAGACAAGCTTGTGACGACACATCCTCTTTAATATTTCCATTCCAG CAGGAAGATGAGGTTAACAAATGCCGGACGTGCGGTTTGGTTTACCACAAGAGATGTTTCTCGAGACTGTCAAACTGCCATTGCGGAACACAACTAAACCCAATCAAGAGCTCTGCAGAGCTGCAAGTTTCGGAGAAGAAATCAGATTCCACGTCTGTCTTGCCTCTGAGATTCCTCTCGGGTTTATTTGGAAAGACAAAAAAAGACACAGAAACCACTATTCTAATGGGTTCGCTTCCAACCAATGATCTATAA
- the LOC103874249 gene encoding uncharacterized protein LOC103874249: MYSNLSKGQLTFTHFPPEDQEMWFRQFAQEFTWNPDHTNFIHDNFVHKVIDNYGKQIYEWKQKWLINKADENDGEPVDDFVLMKTAHTNKHTGEIDDGVVRDVISLIETQKEDEETQGLMDQLKDKDDRIAALEQKMADQEAGWEATRKQNEQMMEMMYPNEQFP, encoded by the exons atgtactcaaACCTCAGCAAGGGACAACtgactttcactcacttccctCCCGAGGACCAGGAgatgtggtttcgtcagtttgcg CAAGAGTTCACCTGGAATCCCGATCACACAAACTTTATCCATGACAACTTCGTCCATAAAGTTAtagacaactatgggaagcagatctACGAGTGGAAGCAGAAGTGGCTCATCaacaag gcggatgAAAATGATggcgagccggttgatgatTTCGTCCTAATGAAGACGGCACATACCAACAAGCACACCGGGGAGATTGATGATGGTGTTGTGAGGGATGTGATCAGCCTGATCGAAACTCAGAAGGAAGACGAAGAGACCC aagggCTTATGGACCAGTTGAAGGACAAAGATGACCGCATAGCTGCGTTGGAGCAAAAGATGGCGGATCAAGAGGCGGGATGGGAGGCAACGAGGAAGCAGAACGAGcaaatgatggagatgatgtacccgaacgagcaGTTCCcgtag